Proteins from a genomic interval of Lelliottia amnigena:
- the ydgK gene encoding inner membrane protein, which yields MATLPGEKIGGWLFAPLAWLLVALLSASLALLLYSTALVTPYALKNLTSQSTMNIAMWFISFGFAIAMWYYTLWLTIAFFKRRQKVPKHYIIWLLISVLLALKAFAFSPVSDGLAVRQLLFPLLAASLFAPYFRRSARVKKTFVNP from the coding sequence ATGGCCACATTGCCTGGAGAGAAAATCGGAGGCTGGTTATTCGCTCCGCTTGCCTGGTTGCTGGTTGCATTATTAAGTGCCTCGCTGGCGTTGCTGCTTTATTCCACCGCGCTCGTTACACCCTACGCACTTAAGAATTTGACCTCACAAAGCACAATGAATATCGCCATGTGGTTTATTTCTTTCGGCTTTGCGATTGCGATGTGGTACTACACCCTCTGGCTGACCATTGCATTCTTTAAGCGACGTCAGAAAGTGCCTAAACACTATATTATCTGGCTGCTTATTTCTGTGCTGCTGGCGTTAAAAGCCTTTGCCTTTTCGCCTGTTTCAGACGGATTAGCGGTGCGTCAGTTGTTGTTTCCGCTGCTGGCAGCCTCACTCTTTGCCCCTTACTTCAGGCGCTCTGCTCGCGTGAAGAAGACCTTTGTGAATCCGTAA
- the rnfA gene encoding Na(+)-translocating NADH-quinone reductase subunit E: MTDYLLLFVGTVLVNNFVLVKFLGLCPFMGVSKKLETAMGMGLATTFVMTMASICAWWIDTWILIPLGLIYLRTLAFILVIAFVVQFTEMVVRKTSPALYRLLGIFLPLITTNCAVLGVALLNINLGHNFLQSALYGFSAAVGFSLVMVLFASIRERLAAADIPAPFRGNAIALVTAGLMSLAFMGFSGLVKL; this comes from the coding sequence ATGACAGATTACTTACTGCTCTTCGTCGGAACGGTACTGGTTAACAACTTCGTGCTGGTGAAGTTCCTTGGCCTTTGCCCTTTTATGGGGGTTTCCAAAAAGCTGGAAACCGCTATGGGAATGGGCCTGGCGACCACATTTGTAATGACGATGGCCTCAATTTGCGCCTGGTGGATTGATACCTGGATATTGATCCCGCTGGGCTTGATCTATTTGAGAACGCTCGCGTTTATTCTGGTCATCGCTTTTGTGGTGCAATTTACCGAAATGGTGGTACGTAAAACCAGCCCCGCGCTGTACCGTCTGCTCGGCATCTTCCTGCCGCTGATCACGACCAACTGCGCCGTTCTCGGCGTTGCGCTGCTGAACATCAACCTCGGGCATAATTTCCTGCAATCCGCGTTGTACGGTTTTTCCGCCGCGGTCGGGTTTTCGCTGGTGATGGTGCTGTTTGCCTCCATTCGCGAACGTTTGGCCGCCGCAGATATTCCGGCCCCTTTTCGCGGGAACGCCATCGCGCTCGTGACGGCCGGTTTGATGTCTTTGGCCTTTATGGGCTTTAGTGGTTTGGTGAAGTTGTAA
- the rnfC gene encoding electron transport complex protein RnfC, producing MLKLFSAFRKEKIWDFDGGIHPPEMKSQSSGVPLRQIPLASRFIMPLKQHIGAEGELRVNVGDTVLRGQQLTFGRGRMLPVHAPTSGTVVAIAPHTVAHPSALAELSIMIEPDGEDRWIDREGWNDFRAQSREVLIERIHQFGVAGLGGAGFPTGTKLRGGGDKIQTLIINAAECEPYITADDRLMQDCAAQVVEGIRILAHILQPREVLIGIEDNKPQAISMLRAVLAGSHDIGLRVIPTKYPSGGAKQLTQILTGKQVPHGGRSSDIGVLMQNVGTAYAVKRAIIDGEPLTERVVTLTGEAVSQPGNVWARLGTPVRHLLEHAGFSPGSEQMVIMGGPLMGFTLPWLDVPVVKITNCLLAPSASEMGEEQEEKGCIRCSACADACPADLLPQQLYWFSKGQLHDKAKAHNLADCIECGACAWVCPSSIPLVQYFRQEKAEIYAISLEDKRAAEAKARFEARQARLERDKIARQERHKKAAVQPAEKDQEAINAALARVREKKATAAEVVVIPAGEKPDNREVIAAREARKAQARAHQAEKAQILASDAGVDPRKAAVEAAIARAKARKAGASEETTAQNTPVDPRKAAVEAAIARAKARKAGAPEETTTQDTPVDPRKAAVEAAIARAKARKAGAPEETIAQDAPVDPRKAAVEAAIARAKARKAAASEETIAQDAPVDPRKAAVEAAIARAKARKAAAPEETIAQDAPVDPRKAAVEAAIARAKARKAAAPEETTAQDATVDPRKAAVEAAIARAKARKAAAQDAEPAANDDPRKAAVAAAIARVQAKKAAQQAVNED from the coding sequence ATGCTTAAGTTATTTTCTGCTTTCAGAAAAGAGAAGATTTGGGATTTTGATGGCGGCATTCATCCGCCAGAGATGAAATCCCAGTCCAGCGGCGTACCGCTGCGCCAGATTCCGCTGGCGAGCCGTTTTATCATGCCGCTAAAACAGCACATCGGCGCTGAGGGCGAACTGCGCGTCAACGTGGGCGATACCGTGCTGCGCGGCCAACAGCTGACCTTCGGTCGCGGACGCATGCTCCCGGTCCACGCCCCAACGTCCGGAACCGTGGTGGCGATTGCCCCGCATACGGTGGCTCACCCTTCGGCACTGGCGGAATTGAGCATCATGATTGAGCCTGACGGCGAAGACCGTTGGATCGATCGTGAGGGCTGGAATGATTTTCGCGCGCAAAGCCGCGAGGTGTTAATTGAACGCATCCATCAGTTTGGTGTTGCGGGTCTGGGCGGCGCTGGCTTCCCGACCGGGACCAAACTGCGCGGCGGTGGTGATAAGATCCAGACGCTCATCATCAATGCCGCGGAATGTGAGCCTTATATTACCGCCGATGACCGTTTAATGCAGGATTGCGCGGCACAGGTCGTAGAAGGCATCCGCATTCTCGCGCATATTCTGCAACCCCGCGAAGTGCTGATCGGTATTGAAGATAACAAACCGCAAGCGATTTCAATGCTCCGTGCGGTGCTGGCAGGCAGTCACGATATTGGCCTGCGCGTGATTCCGACCAAATACCCGTCCGGTGGTGCAAAACAGCTCACGCAAATCCTGACCGGAAAACAGGTTCCGCATGGCGGACGCTCCTCCGATATTGGCGTGCTGATGCAAAACGTCGGAACGGCGTATGCGGTAAAACGCGCGATTATCGACGGTGAACCCCTGACCGAACGCGTGGTCACGCTCACCGGTGAAGCGGTTTCGCAGCCCGGTAACGTCTGGGCGCGCCTGGGTACACCGGTTCGCCATCTGCTGGAGCACGCTGGATTCTCGCCGGGTAGCGAGCAAATGGTCATTATGGGGGGCCCGCTGATGGGCTTTACCCTGCCGTGGCTCGACGTGCCGGTGGTTAAAATCACCAACTGTCTGCTGGCCCCATCGGCCAGTGAGATGGGCGAAGAGCAGGAAGAAAAAGGCTGCATTCGTTGCAGCGCCTGCGCTGATGCCTGCCCGGCGGATTTACTGCCGCAGCAGTTGTACTGGTTCAGCAAAGGTCAGCTTCACGACAAAGCGAAAGCCCACAACCTGGCCGACTGCATTGAGTGCGGTGCTTGCGCATGGGTTTGTCCGAGCAGCATTCCGCTGGTGCAATACTTCCGTCAGGAGAAGGCCGAGATTTACGCCATTTCGCTTGAAGATAAACGCGCAGCAGAAGCAAAAGCACGCTTTGAAGCGCGCCAGGCACGTCTTGAACGCGACAAAATCGCCCGTCAGGAACGCCACAAGAAAGCGGCTGTTCAGCCTGCAGAGAAAGATCAGGAAGCGATTAATGCCGCGCTGGCCCGCGTTCGTGAGAAAAAAGCGACCGCCGCAGAGGTTGTGGTTATCCCTGCCGGTGAGAAACCTGACAACCGCGAAGTGATTGCCGCGCGTGAAGCACGTAAAGCACAGGCGCGCGCCCATCAGGCAGAAAAAGCACAAATTTTAGCGTCGGATGCCGGCGTCGATCCGCGTAAAGCTGCGGTTGAAGCCGCTATCGCGCGTGCTAAAGCGCGTAAAGCTGGCGCATCGGAAGAGACAACCGCGCAAAACACGCCGGTCGACCCGCGTAAAGCCGCGGTTGAAGCCGCAATTGCGCGTGCCAAAGCGCGTAAAGCGGGCGCACCGGAAGAGACAACCACGCAAGACACGCCTGTCGATCCGCGTAAAGCTGCAGTTGAAGCCGCTATCGCGCGTGCTAAAGCACGTAAAGCTGGCGCACCCGAAGAGACCATCGCGCAAGACGCGCCGGTCGATCCGCGTAAAGCCGCGGTTGAAGCCGCTATCGCGCGTGCCAAAGCGCGTAAAGCCGCCGCATCAGAAGAGACTATCGCGCAAGACGCGCCGGTCGATCCGCGCAAAGCCGCGGTTGAAGCCGCAATTGCGCGTGCCAAAGCGCGTAAAGCTGCCGCACCAGAAGAGACAATCGCGCAAGACGCGCCGGTCGATCCGCGTAAAGCTGCGGTTGAAGCCGCAATTGCGCGTGCCAAAGCGCGTAAAGCCGCCGCACCGGAAGAGACAACCGCGCAAGACGCGACTGTCGATCCGCGCAAAGCTGCGGTTGAAGCGGCTATTGCGCGTGCCAAAGCGCGTAAAGCAGCAGCACAAGACGCGGAACCCGCAGCGAATGACGACCCACGCAAAGCCGCAGTCGCCGCCGCGATTGCACGCGTTCAGGCTAAGAAAGCCGCACAGCAGGCAGTAAACGAGGATTAA
- the rnfB gene encoding electron transport complex protein RnfB — MSTIWIAIVAISILGLFFGIILGYASRRFAVEGDPVVEKIDELLPQSQCGQCGYPGCRPYAEAVGSQGEKINRCAPGGEAVMLKIATLLNVDPQPVDGDESAQEPARMLAVIDEANCIGCTKCIQACPVDAIVGATRAMHTVMADLCTGCNLCVAPLPDAVH, encoded by the coding sequence ATGAGCACTATCTGGATTGCTATTGTAGCCATCAGCATTCTGGGGCTGTTTTTTGGCATCATCCTGGGTTATGCCTCGCGCCGCTTTGCGGTCGAGGGTGATCCCGTCGTCGAAAAAATCGATGAACTGTTACCGCAAAGCCAGTGTGGGCAATGCGGTTACCCTGGCTGTCGCCCCTACGCTGAGGCGGTGGGCAGTCAGGGCGAAAAAATTAACCGTTGTGCGCCGGGTGGCGAAGCCGTGATGCTGAAAATAGCCACGCTGCTTAACGTTGATCCCCAACCTGTTGATGGCGATGAAAGCGCGCAAGAGCCAGCGCGCATGCTGGCCGTTATTGACGAAGCCAACTGTATTGGCTGCACGAAGTGCATCCAGGCATGTCCTGTTGATGCGATCGTCGGCGCAACGCGCGCCATGCATACCGTCATGGCGGATTTGTGTACGGGCTGCAACCTCTGCGTTGCCCCCCTGCCCGACGCAGTGCATTGA
- the cnu gene encoding oriC-binding nucleoid-associated protein has translation MTVQDYLLKFRKISSLESLEKLFDHLNYTLIDNQEIINMYRAADHRRAELVSGGRLFNVGEVPKTVWRYVL, from the coding sequence ATGACGGTTCAGGACTATTTATTAAAATTTCGCAAAATCAGTTCTCTCGAGAGCCTGGAAAAACTGTTTGATCATCTGAACTACACGCTGATCGACAATCAGGAAATCATCAATATGTACCGTGCAGCCGATCACCGCAGAGCAGAGCTGGTTTCTGGCGGACGCCTGTTCAATGTCGGCGAGGTCCCGAAAACCGTTTGGCGCTACGTGCTCTAA